The Zobellia alginiliquefaciens genome contains a region encoding:
- a CDS encoding DUF1553 domain-containing protein: MLLHSCGWNAPDEIEEAMARLPEKIDFNYHVKPILSDKCFACHGPDMANQKAGLRLDIAESAYEALEGSGKHPIVPNKPEKSEVVTRILSTDPDITMPPPEFNITLSKNEIATITKWIEQGAEYKPHWSFINPQKEGVPNIVNKEWPNNTVDQFVLAKLEGKGLSPSQKGSKEHLIRRLSFNLIGLPPTLLQIQDFVNDTLPDAYEKVVDRLLASPAYGERMAAEWMDVARYADSDGYLDDKHRDFSPYRDWVIKAFNENMSYEQFVTWQLAGDLIENPSQDSILATAFNRLHKKNSEAGIVFEEYRVEYVADRTLSVGKAFLGLSVECARCHDHKYDPISQKDHYELFAFFNSTNEIGTPVYGPGQVPGPSLLLTNDEQKEVLEFIDRDINLTQKQLISVEKETPEEVRTWSKKPLVLETVLQKSLKKGLQASLNFDSFSSEDKKSFSTENSGGDGRSVTIKEPIIENGINGKAVFLGDYTTMRMPGKVGWFDQSDPFTVSIAVKPDRNYEEAAIFTHSEEVRQGLKGYSMHLEDNRLKFIIARSWPSNAIQVKTEESIPEKEWSSVTVSYDGLGKADGVNIYVNGKEVPVEIEIDNLYKSILFKKNAHNYAFNGFTVGVSGKFKSFKDGGVDNLRIYNRQLSDLEVLYSIAPKTAMDRVKSSEKELITDFYYLSIDKETERTRIKLKEQREKQMDELEPIKEIMVLGDLPKPRPTYILDRGMYDAPTEEVQPDVPEAVMPFSEDLPRNRLGLTKWLFDKNNPLTARVFVNRLWQMHFGQGLVATSDDFGNQGSLPSHPELLDWLAVAFMESGWDIKKIQKLIVMSATYRQSSELTPELLEIDTDNILLARGPSMRMTAEMVRDNALAISGLLVSKIGGTSVYPYQPEGLWDEISNKPWRYKYKQQPGEGLYRRSLYTIWKRTSAPPSMQIFDGGDRSVCTVKRRETSTPLQALVLLNDPQYIEASYVLAESLIDEVEENKELQLKKAFQLSIGRKTSKEELSILKKFLDEELERFSNNKEDAIAYLNMGETKIKNTSDPVKVAALATVINGIMNTTEGFTIR; the protein is encoded by the coding sequence ATGTTATTACACAGTTGTGGATGGAATGCACCTGACGAAATTGAAGAGGCAATGGCTAGATTGCCAGAGAAAATAGATTTCAATTACCATGTTAAACCTATTTTGTCCGATAAGTGTTTTGCTTGTCATGGACCGGATATGGCAAATCAAAAAGCGGGCCTTCGTTTAGATATTGCAGAAAGTGCATATGAGGCTTTAGAAGGTTCGGGAAAGCATCCTATTGTTCCTAATAAACCGGAAAAGAGCGAAGTTGTTACACGTATTTTATCTACTGATCCGGACATCACAATGCCGCCTCCAGAGTTTAATATTACACTTAGCAAAAATGAAATAGCCACCATCACAAAGTGGATTGAGCAAGGAGCGGAGTACAAGCCGCATTGGTCTTTTATAAATCCCCAAAAAGAAGGCGTTCCGAACATAGTGAATAAGGAATGGCCAAATAATACTGTTGACCAATTTGTTTTGGCCAAATTGGAAGGTAAAGGCTTAAGTCCTTCACAAAAAGGTTCAAAGGAACATCTCATTCGCCGCCTCAGTTTCAACTTAATAGGGTTGCCACCAACTTTGTTGCAAATTCAGGATTTCGTAAATGATACATTGCCGGATGCTTATGAAAAAGTGGTAGATCGCCTTTTGGCTTCACCTGCCTATGGAGAACGCATGGCTGCCGAGTGGATGGACGTTGCTCGTTATGCGGATAGTGATGGGTATTTGGATGATAAACATCGCGATTTTAGTCCGTATCGGGATTGGGTCATAAAGGCGTTTAATGAAAATATGTCGTACGAGCAGTTCGTAACATGGCAATTAGCGGGAGACCTTATAGAAAACCCATCGCAGGATAGTATTTTAGCAACGGCCTTTAATCGGTTACATAAAAAGAACTCTGAAGCGGGAATTGTTTTTGAGGAGTACCGGGTAGAGTATGTGGCGGATCGTACCTTGTCTGTTGGTAAAGCATTTTTAGGATTGAGTGTGGAATGTGCCAGATGCCATGACCATAAGTATGACCCGATCAGCCAAAAAGACCATTATGAGCTTTTTGCATTTTTCAATAGTACAAATGAGATTGGGACACCAGTGTATGGGCCGGGTCAAGTACCTGGACCTTCACTTTTATTGACCAATGACGAGCAAAAAGAGGTGTTGGAGTTCATTGATAGGGATATCAATCTAACACAAAAACAATTGATATCTGTTGAAAAGGAAACACCTGAGGAGGTACGTACTTGGTCTAAAAAACCATTGGTTCTGGAGACAGTGTTGCAAAAAAGCTTAAAAAAAGGATTGCAGGCCAGTTTAAATTTTGATTCGTTTTCATCAGAAGATAAGAAATCGTTCAGTACCGAAAATAGTGGGGGTGATGGACGGTCGGTAACCATCAAAGAGCCTATAATTGAGAATGGGATAAACGGAAAAGCTGTGTTTCTTGGTGATTATACCACTATGAGGATGCCCGGAAAAGTAGGATGGTTTGATCAATCCGATCCTTTCACCGTTTCCATAGCCGTTAAGCCGGATAGAAACTATGAAGAGGCCGCAATTTTCACGCATTCCGAAGAAGTTAGGCAAGGGCTAAAAGGGTATTCCATGCATCTAGAGGATAACAGGCTTAAGTTTATAATTGCGCGTTCCTGGCCATCCAATGCCATTCAAGTAAAAACGGAGGAATCTATACCTGAGAAAGAATGGAGCTCCGTAACCGTGTCCTATGATGGGTTGGGCAAAGCGGATGGGGTCAATATTTACGTAAACGGAAAAGAGGTGCCGGTAGAAATTGAAATAGACAACCTGTATAAATCTATACTGTTCAAGAAAAATGCGCATAACTACGCATTTAACGGTTTCACTGTAGGGGTAAGTGGCAAGTTTAAATCTTTTAAGGATGGCGGTGTGGATAATCTCAGGATTTATAACCGGCAACTATCGGATTTGGAAGTGCTTTACAGCATAGCCCCAAAAACGGCAATGGATAGAGTAAAAAGTAGTGAAAAGGAATTAATTACGGATTTCTATTATCTGAGTATAGACAAGGAAACGGAAAGGACAAGGATTAAACTGAAGGAACAAAGAGAAAAACAGATGGATGAACTGGAACCTATAAAAGAGATTATGGTTTTGGGAGATTTGCCAAAGCCCAGACCTACTTATATTCTTGATCGTGGGATGTACGATGCTCCTACGGAAGAAGTGCAGCCAGACGTGCCCGAAGCGGTAATGCCTTTTAGTGAAGATTTGCCAAGAAATAGATTAGGGTTGACCAAATGGTTGTTCGATAAGAACAATCCGTTAACAGCCAGAGTTTTTGTGAACCGTTTATGGCAAATGCATTTTGGACAAGGGTTGGTGGCCACTTCTGATGATTTTGGCAACCAGGGTAGTTTGCCCTCGCATCCTGAGCTATTGGATTGGCTTGCCGTAGCGTTTATGGAGTCCGGTTGGGATATCAAGAAAATACAAAAGTTAATCGTTATGTCTGCTACCTACCGGCAAAGCTCTGAACTAACCCCGGAATTGTTGGAGATCGATACGGACAATATTCTATTGGCGCGAGGACCTAGTATGCGAATGACTGCGGAAATGGTAAGGGACAATGCATTGGCTATCAGTGGGCTATTAGTTTCAAAAATTGGAGGAACAAGTGTTTACCCCTATCAGCCAGAAGGGCTTTGGGACGAAATTAGTAACAAACCTTGGCGTTACAAATACAAACAGCAGCCAGGGGAGGGTTTGTACCGAAGAAGTCTTTATACGATTTGGAAGCGAACCTCGGCACCACCGTCTATGCAAATTTTTGATGGCGGAGACCGTAGTGTTTGTACGGTTAAGAGAAGGGAGACCAGTACGCCATTACAAGCATTAGTGCTTTTGAACGATCCCCAATATATAGAAGCTTCATATGTCCTTGCCGAAAGTTTGATTGATGAGGTTGAAGAAAATAAAGAACTACAGTTAAAGAAGGCATTTCAGTTGAGTATAGGACGAAAGACCTCAAAAGAGGAATTATCGATTTTAAAGAAATTTCTTGACGAAGAGTTAGAGCGCTTTTCGAACAATAAAGAAGATGCGATCGCCTATTTGAATATGGGCGAAACCAAAATTAAAAACACCTCCGATCCTGTTAAAGTAGCAGCATTGGCAACGGTTATTAACGGAATTATGAAT